One Lysinibacillus fusiformis genomic window carries:
- the fmt gene encoding methionyl-tRNA formyltransferase: MTSIIFMGTPEFSAPILRMLHEEGYDIKAVVTQPDRPVGRKRVLTPPPVKVTAVELGLPVIQPEKLRGSEELQQILDLRPDLVVTAAFGQILPKSLLEAPSLGCINVHASLLPKYRGGAPIHQAIIDGEKETGVTIMYMVEKLDAGDIISQKAIPIEEADHTGGFFDKLSIVGRDLLKTTLPSIINGTNTRTVQDEKLVTFASNISREQERIDWTKDATTLYNQVRGLHPWPVAYTTFEEGSFKIWWAQVGKTKHNETPGSVVAISKDNFEVAAGNGTTLALYDIQPAGKKRMTAEDYLRGTGSKLQIGDQFE; the protein is encoded by the coding sequence ATGACGTCAATTATTTTTATGGGCACGCCTGAATTCTCCGCGCCAATATTACGTATGCTTCATGAAGAAGGCTATGACATCAAGGCTGTCGTTACACAACCTGACAGACCAGTTGGGCGTAAGCGTGTGCTAACGCCACCGCCAGTGAAAGTAACAGCAGTAGAGTTAGGTTTACCCGTTATTCAACCTGAAAAACTCCGTGGTTCGGAAGAATTACAGCAAATACTTGATTTACGACCAGATTTAGTTGTAACTGCAGCTTTTGGACAAATATTGCCGAAGAGCCTACTAGAAGCACCTTCACTAGGTTGCATAAACGTACATGCCTCACTTTTGCCGAAATATCGTGGTGGTGCACCAATCCATCAAGCAATTATCGATGGTGAAAAAGAAACAGGTGTCACAATTATGTATATGGTAGAAAAACTTGATGCAGGTGATATAATTTCACAAAAGGCCATTCCAATCGAAGAGGCTGACCATACAGGTGGATTTTTTGACAAGTTAAGCATTGTAGGACGAGATCTATTAAAGACTACACTTCCTTCTATTATAAATGGTACAAATACTCGTACAGTGCAAGATGAAAAACTGGTAACATTCGCAAGTAATATCTCGCGTGAACAGGAAAGAATTGATTGGACAAAGGATGCAACAACTTTATACAATCAAGTACGAGGACTTCATCCGTGGCCAGTTGCCTATACAACATTTGAAGAAGGAAGCTTTAAAATTTGGTGGGCACAGGTAGGCAAAACAAAGCACAATGAGACTCCTGGTTCAGTCGTTGCCATTTCAAAGGACAACTTCGAAGTTGCAGCTGGAAACGGGACAACACTTGCACTATATGATATACAACCAGCTGGTAAAAAACGCATGACAGCAG